CATTGTCATCAAATGAAACTGTGCAGAGGTGGAACATGAGCAAAGGAAGCTCATGaagtgaagaagcttcttggatcaGAAGTTAAACATTATCAAGAAACTAAAAGAAGTGAAGTCGCTTTCTTTCCAGGCTCTTTAGacaaccatgacctggatgactgagaacctacaaacacacatgagcagcagtttatttaaTGTGAACCCTActtcagccaatcagcagtcttcatttgtttcagcatcaaacacacaaccacaccttagagagaggtgagagatcctcacacacccacacatgagAAGAGCCACAAATGTAAACTAATATCACACATGATAAACATGGATCATAACATATTTGATActtttttgatactttttaTGTGACGCCTGGTACTAAACCTCTGTGACCTCTCATACTGCatgtactgtatatacataaaatatatacCTTAAAACACACTGAAGATGGCAGAATACCATGTATTTAACAAAGGCAAATGTAACACAATGTCATgtattatgtattttattttaaaatgcattttcatcAATGCACTAATGTTTCACAGCAAGATTGTGACTGAAGGGGACTccaatacaaaacattaaactaataaataaataaataaaaaccctcAAAAGAATCAGCTGTACTGCACATTAGCTGAAAGGCAGAGTCTGCGTTTGTTATTAGGCACAAATATAATTGTCCAAATTCTAAATGTTGCACACAGGAAATATTTCTAAACCCACAGGACGTTAGGAAAGAAAATGGGGGCTTTCAACAGGCTGGCtggagtaaataaataaagttgaagtCTTTAGAAGtccaaggagcttggaaagaaaagcaactggacttctttaagtttcttgaagacatttcatgtCTCACCTGAgaaacttcttcagttctagacAGTGTTGAGTAACTTacttacattactagttacttctatcaaaagtaactcagttacttcaagttacttgttactttcaaagtaactagtgactagggaaagtaactttggttttactcagaattctcttattaatgtgttgcttccctaactggatacccagcaaggataccagtcttctagcttgcttacatGTTAGCACTATcctgccacaagtgcactgtgccgcctaccaacagaaaggaaaaaataatgtgcatatttccacAAGAGAAATCCCATGCCTGGACCGTCGTCGACTGCCACCATGCCtctagcctacgtcacagcgTCACGTGCGCTTTTTACGTCCAACACggaaactgcagtcgtggtgctttcgattgtactcgaaactcggaaattctgccttctgagtAGGAAGATGTATCCATCTACAACAGATGgtggaaacctgaaattaagacagagaagactagaggtgagacatgatcattactgaatattaaaaataataaatgacagatttagtgatattttcataaactatttatttaccaaatcaataaacagcatagcagggcaaaatattttttctaacatggcaacctttaaaaagtgaaaggagacagaaagacaggtgagaaagaataaaacttaattgactttttgatggcattttacacacagtactggtacaataatagatttctatacattttacatcagatgaaaacatttgtaagatgcagataattatttgttaaaagcgagacattttaaataagaataagaaagaaaagtatttctttgtgcccccctttccctgttaatgccctacctgcccccctggcaaaactttgctagacccgcccctgcacagttaccagttTTCAGCTAAGtaaaaaaaggatcctggtgttatttgtctctcagaaacagttcataacttcccttcaactcctccatgtcacctaaaaggtaaacctgtttctccatcacctgttcagctctgatgattcagtaaggacatctcctggtttcatcttcatgtttccctctcaccacatatcatgaccagcagcttttacagctgtggctccagcaaacatcagctgatactagaaagtaatattacaTAAATTCTagcaacagctgatcaagcttaaacgtgctgatGTTGTTTAGCACGACCACCGCTGGTTTCccctttctggcgcaaagtgggcgataaacaaacaagagtgaaaagccgatcagctgatcattgatcagtttcatgattgaagtagcaacaggagagggagggggagagaatgagaggagaagaggcagctgacagcgtaaagacacagaataactccagctttgggtctttttttcattctagctgaagtacgggacagaTCGCGTTCCTTTTCAGCCCAATAAGAAACGCGGCCGGCCCGGCGGCCACCACCGGTCTCTCCTACTCCTTCctccctttccctcatccaccggctggcctctgtggaagctccgccatagccaccaccaaacatcaGAGTTATGTTTACACAtctgccagcatctggccaatccaccacctttcttttttttttatataccgttacaaaaacaacaacaacaacaacgaaaaaaaaaaccatggcccacaaaaacgaaaaatcaccatcggcccaccagGCAAATGCCCTGTATGcccaatggccagtccagctatgactgTAAATGACCATAAAttaactgtaaattacattgcggTGAGCTccattcatatagttctatcacgtgcacgtGCACACGCGTGTTGGCAACCGTAACCATAGCCTGCCGAGGGTATATAAacgctgcacaaggttccattcgcccctttacacttgctcgtGGACTTGTTTGGACCTGCTCCAACCTCAGCCTGTGGAAAGCTaagttttggaaaacattttactgaaagcggattttacttgAAAGCGACAACAAGTACTTCATCTTTGGATCgtttgtacttgtttttgtttttcaagtttGAAGATGGCTCGCCGTGGACCCCGACTCCTCGACAGTCCCCTGGACTTCGCTGCAGGTACgttttaaaatttcttcacttattttaagagtcactaaatgactgtaataatttaacaagttccagtctgaatatcaagttttaacgTGATCAAATATGTGTATTCCAAGATTTTTCCCCGTAAATtgtttgtatgctttaaattttccggGAGAGGTGTAGAAATTATTAACGGCTGGTGTATGAATTTGTATGAAGGTGTTACTTTGACTTGAAggcttcaaatttgacacttttctttaaaatgaaatggttaaaaatagCTTAATGGACTAAAATTTGTAAAATGCCTGTGGTAACGGCATCTTCAGGGTGTCATGGCGTCAGAACGCGCAGGTGTAAACACACAGATCCCGGTGACCGGTCCCCTCCTAACATCCTTTCTTCTCCGGATCAAAGGCTTTATTGACATAAACTATCATTTTTTCTCTGCTGCAAAAcgcaaagataaaaaaataatacaaataaaataatatcaaaagAATATGAAAACAGTAGTAATAATGGTATTAAGACCTATTTTCTGTTACGGTAATGCTTTTAATCTTATTAGATAGCAGAGAGATATATTGTACACAGGGATATTTACACAGGGATAGCATGTTTACCACAGATTAGATGTATCTGTCCTTATGGCAGATACAGTCCTTGTGCACATTTCTAACAATGTGGATTCTGAGTTaagagtttctgtttgtttgtttgtttgtttgtttgttttttacttgacCATCATTTTCAGACATACCTGCAGAGCTTTGTGTGTGCAATTTTTACTCTTGCCAAGGaggttgtgtttttatttaaaatatatatatatatatttttttatatttaggaCATGAAATTGGTACATGTAGTCTAAATGTTACATTATGGTTTGCATCCACATATTTAACCTCTGATCTTGTTTCAAAATGTGTGACATCGTTAATGAAGgaattgtaaataaaataagagaATGAGCTGCATTgttagttataaatttactgtagtatatttatataataagttACTCATGTCCGgctatttacaaatcaatacctattatccattacctattCCAACatagtgtttgcataaaggcttacaaagaacaataaaacaaattgaATGTACACAAAATACAATAGTGTTACCTTAAATTATAAGtacacagagtgagctgccttggtggaggtttggtggtcttctattaaaaatggatgcttcagtTAAACATTTGAACTTTGTTGACTTAGTTGGGGGGTTTTTCTTGCATGAAGAAgtaagtgtcattcagtctgacatAAATGTAGCCTAAAATGCTTTTCTCTCATCATCTGCTCAAACTAACAGATGTAGGTCTGTtgctttagcactgggtgtttattacattcctaatgttattttaaaaactgtcaTCTTGACTACGTGGTTGAACATCCCACAGAAGAAGGCCTTCCTGAAGACATCAGGATCCTGGATGACAGTCTCCAGACCGCCACGTCTTCTGGTGAAGCTCAGGACGCTGATACCCAGCGTGTCAGTGAAGGTGAGTACGGTGAGTATATACCTCCCTCACCCTCCccctcttctgatgaagcacaGGATCCTGATGACAGTGAAGaggaaggtgagtacccccctACCTACCTGTAGGCGATGAAGAGGTGAGTGATGACAGCATGGATGAGAGAGATGATTCCTCTCTCATCCGGGAGCTCCCTCCCGATTGGCAGGATTGGCTTAATCCTTTTGCTTCAGGTGATGCCCCTTTCGCTATGCCGTCTTCCGGCCACGCCAACAACCCGCTCTTCCCTCGATCTGTTGTCCGAGTTGTTGTCCGAGTTGGACAACGGTCAGCTGCTCCTCCTTCAGCTGCTCCTCCTTCAGCTGCTCCTCCTTCAGCTGCTCCTTCTTCCCCTGCTCtcttatctactccctcagctgcttcctctcctgctccatcacctcctccctcagctgcttcttcttcaccTGCTCTCTTATCTTctccctcagctgcttcctctcctgctccatcacctcctccctcagctgcttcttcttcaccTGCTCtcttatctactccctcagctgcttcctctcctgctccatcacctcctccctcagctgcttcttcttcaccTGCTCTCTTATCTTctccctcagctgcttcctctgctgatcCCACagcttctccttctccttcaacctcAGCTCTCACCTCCTCagcaaagagaagcagagaagaCATCTGCACTGAAGAGGTAAGTGCAAAGAGGTCCAAGGTAAGTGACACGTTCGATGCCCCTTCAACATCCTCAGGTTCTTTTGGAGTCAGACGTTTCTGGGAGAGGCCTTTTAACCTTTCACTTGATGACAGTGACTCTGATTAGATTGTGTTAGAACgtgtttttaaactttgtaatacttaagttggcctttgtgttttgcagtgtttgtaaatatcttttactttttaattaacTTTGTAATGTTTAAGTTAAGCCTTCGTGTCTTGTGATGTTTGTAACACAGATATAAGAACATCTGACTCGCAATGAACATTACCTAACGCATgtgaaatgtattgtttttttctttatatgtgACATTGCCCGTGTGACTGAAAGGTAGTTTTTTAGTTGTTATTGCTTCCATTTTTCTTAATATCACAGGTAACTTTTTAAATGACTAATATATGTTTTTCCCAAGCCCCAATTCACCATGCAGGACAAAGGTAAGTCTGTACTTAATGTCAGCACAAATAAGtagaaaaggtttaaaaatgaTATAGTGAACTGACTGTAGTCTATTGCTTTTACATTAGGTATAGCCTGTGGCTAAGGGATCAGAGGTGaggtaaaaacacataaaagaagaaaagtaaatTTAACAAATCAGTGATCTGTGAATtcatacttttctttttgtctttaaattcaGGTGCTTTACACTTGTCCTCTTCCAGCATTCAGCACTTCAGACACTCAACGTCCAAGATGGAGCTAACACCCCAGCCAGAAGACAGCCTGACCCCGACCAACCCAATGAGAAGGATGGATGACCAAGTGAAAAACTGGAGAGTGGTGCTGTGCTCCAACTATGTAAGTTATCACCTCACATTGACAACAAACTGTCTTGAAGACTAAATTTTTCCGATAGTTGGTATAAATCATCGTCCTCTGTCAGCAGCACTGTAGGTTtaggtttatttatatttttcatgtgtatatgttgagtttaaaattgcattttaacaacatgctgcagctaccaacaatgaaaatgctgttttgtgttaaaatgatgtCTTTCTTGTGTTATTGCTTTGCAGGGCAGCTGAGAGtggacagagctgcacagaggacCAAAGATCCACTCTCAGCACTTCATACCTGATTGGCCACAGCACCACCCTCCTCAACCTGGGTGAGGAGGGACCTGACCCCACCTCCACAGAGGGAGTTGTGAACATGCACTTCTGTGTCGGTGGGTTTAGGaacctcctcacacacacacggatgaagactgtcactggaagatgtctccattgcatcagcaggacataagcatttgtacaatattgcagtttgtgatgttttatacatgtttttattgcttcatttcaaactaggagatataaaataaaccagttttcataatattttctgtgtatttagttgttttcttaatAAGTTATTCAGAACATCATTGCAACCTGTCAGCTTTTTATTGAGGATGTAGAAAGTTGCTGGTGGCCCGAGTGTGTACAGTGGGGTGTTGTGTTTGTCACATGGTGAAAGTGACCTGATGGGGAgcaaaaagacaaactgaacAATTTGGGGATTCACAGACTTTTGTAATccttaaaaaatgaagaaaaattgttctgtgtgaagtaaaagctcaaatataaaccatcctgacacactgacacaaatgatcCAGAGAGGAGGAACAGGAAGAGTTAGCCCGCCAAGCAGGGGTGTGCGTGTCCGTGTTCCCCTGGTTATGGGAGACGCTGCACCCCCTCATCAGTGACTTTCTCGTCTCCACTCTCCGACTCCGCCCGCAGCAGCAGCTGCCCGGTGTGCGTGAATCGTCGCCAGAGCCATGCTGTGGCATTGTTACCCCGCCGCCTCACGAGCCAGAAGCAGAGTCGGAACAGTGAGGCTCGCCGCCGACACACCGTCGGTTCACGCTTCGTCGGCTTCCGCTTCTTCGCCACCGCCTGACTGCACTACGCGGCGCACGGAGATGCCAGAGGCTATTGACTTCGGTGAGGAAGAGCGGCAGCAGGTGTTACGGGCGTATCGCTAGGAGGAGCTCCGTTGGAAGCCCTGGCTCATCTCCGAGGAGGAGCTCTTGCCTGCCGTCCCGCCTCGGACCGGAGAACCAAGTTTTGTCCACGGCCGCTTCAAAGAGGAAGCGGCGTTTACGCCGCCGTCGCGCATTGCTACGGCCTGTCTTGCCCTCCACTGAGCAACACGAGGATGCTGTGGAGGGCATGGATTTCGACCTCGAGGAGCGGCAGCGCACCGCATGCGCGCAACTAGAGGAAGAGCACCGGTGGGAGCCGTGGCTCGCTCCTAACTATGAAGAGATTTTCCGCGGAACTCGCCTGGCTCTCGGGGTCCCCTGAGCTTCCAGGAACTCTCACCTACTGCTCCGTCATCACCCAGTTCCCCAGCCTCTGCGACACCACCTGGCGCGCATGAGGCGCCGCTGTCTGGTTTGTCGGAAACGACAATCAAGAAGAGACGACGTGCGCGTCGCCGTCGCGCTGCGCAACGACCGGAGGTGAGTGAATGCAGTCTCTTATCATCAGCCCCCGTTGAAACTTTAGAAGATGAACTAGATTCAAAACTTCAGATTCAAGAGTCAAGGTTAAAAGAGACTCATAGCGTGAAGATGGCTGACTCTAGTACTGAGAATGGTATGGTCAGTTCGTCTGGCTTCTATGAACAAGGAGTAAGACCTACACAGACTGTGAATCCCAGCACTGGAGAGTTTCAGCCTGTGTTCTTGTCTCCTCCACTCGAACAGGAGTTTGACTGTCCAGCCCCTAAGCCGACCGGGGAGTCCCCTGTTTCGTGTGTTTCTGGTAGCGAAAATGGACTGTTTCAGAATCAGCCAGTGCTAACTTTAGGCTGAGTAATGCACCGCTAACCGAGCCACAGCCAAGAGATTTTGTTTCAAAAATAATCATGGACAAACCTAGTAACCTTGTAGGGACCTCTGACACTACACTTAGTTAGAAAAAGACTTCCACAGACCTTAATGTTAATTGTGTGGTGAGTGGGGTAGAAGTGTTTTCTTCTGTGTCATGTAGTGTGCCTGGGGTTCCATCACAGACTGAGTTATCCGTGGCTAACGCCTCCCTTCCTGAGTCTACTCTGCTCACCAATGAGCTACTCGAAGAAGGCCCCTGTGCTTTCATAGTAAGTAAGGCTATTTCAGAGGAGGCAGGTCATGACATAAAATATGAAGGAACTGAGTGTGAGATGTGTGACCATGCTTTGCCTGCTGTTCCTATATTCGATGAACTGAAGACTGAAAATCCTGATCATGAACTCACGTTAATCCGCCAAGATGAAAACATAAATGCAGATCATGGTAACCTGGACTGTGTAATGCCACAACATGAATTCTGTCTTCCTGAAGGTAACAAACAGGGCgattttgaactgttttgcCCCAGCACTATTGCCTCCAATCAGGAGATGGAGGCTGACATCAGGGTTAATGTGACAccgttttctcctgtttccGTGAACTCATCACTAGATAAGGTTTTGACCTCGAACAACGGTGTTACCACTCATTCACAGCCTGATGTGTCACCTGCTGCAGTTAAGGGTTCAAGTGCTGTTTTACCTGTGTCTGTCTCTCAACTCAATATAGCTATCACTCTGAAGCCACAGATCACTACGGGTGCGGGTTCCAGCAAATGTGTCTGTCCAACATATCACAGTCATGCTACTAACATGCCATTAGTTAGGTCCATACCCGAGTATTTAATGTTTGTCCAGGAGCCTCACCCTAATGGTCTAAGCCTTGTTTTTGTGGGTGAGGTGGCAATTCTTGTGTTTCGTATAGCTAATCCAGCCCCTCTGAGCCTTACACTGCCATTGATCAGGTCCAACAAGCTTAGGTCGACTCCTCCTGTGACTAGAGACTGGGCCATTTGCCTTTAAGCCAGTTAAAACTGATGCAGACCCTGAGAACCTAAAGCTGGCTAGCACAGAACTGGTGGTCATTAACACTGCTCACTTCATGGACTCCTGTGCTAAAATAGTAAGCTCTATAGACTGTTTTTCACCTGCTCTCTCTCCGTGTGGGATTATGCCTCAACAGCCTGTTTTTCCTCAGCCTTTACCCCAGTTAGCAGCTCAGCTCCCTGTCCAGTTAGCAGCTCAGCTCCCTGTCCAGTTAGCAGCCCATCCTGCATCTGCTACTGGATGCCCGGGTGTGCCAGCCCGGCACCCCGCAGCATCCCCGCTGCTTCATGCCTCGTCTGCtgggggcccgaggagcccgtccggCCTCCTGCCACGTCAGCtgggggcccgaggagcccgtccggccaccacctgcggctccatCGCCTGCAGAGTCTACGcagtcgcctggtccagcttcgcCTTCGTCTGGTCCCGCCTCTGCTTCTGCCAAGCCACTCAGCATGTCAGCtggaggggcccgtccagccacctGCCACGTCCGCAGGAGGGTCCGAGGGCCCGTCCGGCCTTCGttgcctgcagcgccaccatctgcggctcccacgccgtcgcctgcagcgccaccatctGCGGCCCCTGCGCCCTCGCCTGCCTCACCCTCGCCTGGACCTGCCTCGTCTGCTGGAGAGTCCAAGCAGCCCGTCTGGCCCCCTGCCTCGTCGGGGCCCGCCAAGCCACGTCCACGACCGGCCCCGTCTGGTCCTACCAAGCCACGTCCACGGCCGGCGCCTGCCAAGCCGTCAGCTGGCCGGCCTCCTGAACCGCAACGCCGCTTCCTTCCACGTGGCCGGCCTCCCGAACTCATGAACTGTGGGCTGTTGTGTTGCGGCCCTCCAGGCCGGCCCCCTGACTTATGTTTTGACTTTTGTCATGTGCTCCAGTGTTTTCCTGTCAGCTGTTTTGTTTCATGTTCTGGGCCCTCCGTCCTGGTCCCCCGCCCGGGCTCGGTGGTCCGTTTTTTGGTTTGGGGCTGTCTGGAGCCAGCCCTTGGAGGGGGGgtggtgtcatggtcctgggtcatgcgacccagtgttttgagttttagtttatttggatgtttgttTAGGTTCATTAAGTTATTCCAGCTCATTTGTAATTATATTACCCTTGTGTTTAGTCTctcttgcccttcatgtgtgttatgtttgtgtctcttatgttgtcaagttctTGTAGTTATTTCTGCCATCTTCCCCTCTACTCAGTCTCCCTGGTTCTGTGTCTACgtgtcatgtttcatgtctaTGCAGTTAGGTTAAGTTCATGCcatgtttcattttcatgtctgtctgcgtgtttcctgttttattttggaagagtctggtgttctttgttcattgtagttagtgttactctcccctgtattgtcattatgttccattctagtcagctgtgttctcatgtgtctccacttcccctgatctcctcatgtgtgtatttagtcctcAGTCTTGCTGTGCTcggtgtcgcgtcgtctgtgttcccaCCCTCCATGTTCTCGCAGCCAGTCTGTACAATCATCGCCATGGTTTTCTGAGTCTCCTTAGTTTATCAGTATCTGTTTCCCAGTTTCGTTTAGGTTCAGTTTAGTCAcgctgtttctgttttgttgtgagACCTGTcatcagccacaataaaggctcgctttcagTTTAAGTTTGCTCCGGTCTGCTCACTTGTGTTCGCACCTGGgtccaccacacacaccaccGCACGGTCTGCCTCTTCAGACCGTGACATAAAAATGCGTtttcaatctggatttaaacACCATCACTGATGTCGATTGCCtaatgtgaagaggaagatTATTCCAAAGCTTAGGAGCCACAATAGAGAACGCTCTGTCTCCTCTCAGTTTCAGTCATGATTTGGGGACTGAgagcaacagctgctcagctgaccggAGCGAACGAGTGGGGACATAGggcttcagcaaatcagacatatatgcaggtgccagaccatttaaagatttaaaaaccaataaaagaactttaaaatggatcctaaattcaattggaagccagtgcaGGGAGGCCAGGACCGGAGTAATGTGCTCAGATTTCCTTTTACCAGATAAAAACCGTGCAGCAGCATTCTGTACTAGTTGCAGGCGTGTCAGAGTGCCCAGTCCAacccctattaaaagggagttacaataatccaagcgtgagGTTATAAAAGCGTGGATAACAGTCTCCAAGTCACGCCTTGAAAGAAAAGGTGTAACCTTCGACAGACGCCTGAGGTGATAGAATGACAATTTCACCACCCCATTCACGTGGCCATCAAAGGTAAGTGCAGAGTCGATTTTTAACCCAAGATTGGTAATCGAGCTCTTCAGGTGAGGGGTCAGAACAGCAAGGTCAACATCAGGGATATCAGAGGAACGATTCGGGCCAAACACAATTGCTTCCGTTTTacgttcattaaaatttaaaaagttttgagccatTCATGACTTAACATCACTAAGGCAATCAAGCAGGAGTCTAATTGGGGAGCTACCAGAATGACTGAAAGGAAAATAGAGCTGGCAATCATCAGCATATAGATGAAATAAGTCAATGGTCAATAGtcactctgtgtgtttgtaacCAGTCGGGTTACAGTTCATCCGGCTCTTTGGGCTGGGGCTCGCCATCCAGTACTGGAAAAGGGATCCTCAATTCTTCTCCGGTCCTCAAAACCAATCCAATCGAAATaagcaaaggaaaaaacctgacCATGTGAAGCAGCAAATGCTATACGGGGCTTCACAGTGCTCGCGTGGGCTCACGGCCTTCAGAATTCACTAATACTCTCCGAATACTTTCACCAAAAAGGCTTTTACTATCCAGTTAGCTTCTTTCTCTTTGCGTCTGTATCTCTGGCGTAGCTAACTGGTACACGAAGGCACACACAGATGTCCGAGCAGCGCACACAGATTGGGGTTGGGTCAGACCAGTCAATGATTGGTTGCCCAGTGGATCTACCAAAAACACTCTAAATGACAAAGTCCTGCCTCCACACCATTTACCCACACATTAATTAAACTAATgtttacatgcttttttttttaaaatcagtatttattatatttaattgcTTTAATCAATATTTATTCCCATTGTGAAATGAGTTTTTTAATCAAAAGAGTATCAATATTTATGCTTTTAATCCCGTTTT
This sequence is a window from Oreochromis niloticus isolate F11D_XX linkage group LG6, O_niloticus_UMD_NMBU, whole genome shotgun sequence. Protein-coding genes within it:
- the LOC112847174 gene encoding basic proline-rich protein-like produces the protein MPRLLGARGARPASCHVSWGPEEPVRPPPAAPSPAESTQSPGPASPSSGPASASAKPLSMSAGGARPATCHVRRRVRGPVRPSLPAAPPSAAPTPSPAAPPSAAPAPSPASPSPGPASSAGESKQPVWPPASSGPAKPRPRPAPSGPTKPRPRPAPAKPSAGRPPEPQRRFLPRGRPPELMNCGLLCCGPPGRPPDLCFDFCHVLQCFPVSCFVSCSGPSVLVPRPGSVVRFLVWGCLEPALGGGVVSWSWVMRPSVLSFSLFGCLFRFIKLFQLICNYITLVFSLSCPSCVLCLCLLCCQVLVVISAIFPSTQSPWFCVYVSCFMSMQLG